From the genome of Antennarius striatus isolate MH-2024 chromosome 19, ASM4005453v1, whole genome shotgun sequence, one region includes:
- the sesn1 gene encoding sestrin-1 isoform X2: MRLAVAPRKSVEDNSYLLKICSHCERLSKKDLGVRIPRPLGNGPSRFIPEKEILKVSKVDTRTQSILEDAFAALGRLDNISVVMGFHPQYLESFLRTQHYLLQMDGPLSLHYRHYIGIMAAARHQCSYLVNLHVNDFLQVGGDPKWLNGLSDAPRKLQQLGELNKILAHRPWLLTKEHIECLLKAEEHSWSLAELIHAVVLLTHYHSLASFTFGCGITPDIHCEGGHTFRPPSLSQYCVCDIANGNGHANHHDDLLGDQDVCGEVEVLMERMKQLQECRDDEEADQEEMATRFEREKTESMLVVTADEDDGVPSRDVSRHFEDPSYGYKDFSRRGEHVPTFRVQDYSWEDHGFSLVNRLYPDVGQMLDEKFQMAYNLTYNTMATHKDVDTSMLRRAIWNYIHCMFGIRYDDYDYGEINQLLDRSFKIYIKTMVCSPEKTTKRMYESFWRQFQHSEKVHVNLLLMEARMQAELLYALRAITRYMT, encoded by the exons ATGAGGCTCGCCGTGGCTCCGAGGAAAAGCGTGGAGGATAATTCTTACCTGTTAAAGATCTGCAGCCATTGTGAGCGGCTGAGCAAGaag GATTTGGGGGTGCGGATCCCGAGACCCTTAGGAAACGGACCGAGCAGATTCATCCCTGAGAAAGAG ATCCTGAAGGTCAGTAAAGTGGACACCAGAACCCAGTCCATCCTGGAGGATGCGTTCGCCGCCCTCGGTCGCCTTGACAACATCTCGGTGGTGATGGGCTTCCACCCGCAGTACCTGGAGAGCTTCCTGCGGACGCAGCACTACCTGCTGCAGATGGACGGGCCGCTGTCTCTGCACTACCGCCACTACATCGGCATCATG GCGGCGGCGCGCCACCAGTGCTCCTACCTGGTCAACCTGCACGTCAACGACTTCCTCCAGGTGGGGGGCGACCCCAAGTGGCTGAACGGGCTGAGCGACGCCCCCCGGAAGCTGCAGCAGCTCGGGGAGCTCAACAAGATCCTGGCCCACCGGCCATGGCTGCTCACCAAGGAGCACAttgag TGTCTCCTGAAGGCGGAGGAGCACAGCTGGTCGCTCGCCGAGCTCATCCACGCCGTGGTGCTCCTCACCCACTACCACTCCCTCGCCTCCTTCACCTTCGGCTGCGGCATCACGCCCGACATCCACTGCGAGGGGGGCCACACCTTCAGGCCCCCCTCCCTCAGCCAGTACTGCGTCTGCGACATCGCCAACGGCAACGGGCACGCCAATCACCACGACGATCTGCTCGGCGACCAG GACGTGTGCGGGGAGGTGGAGGTGTTGATGGAGCGCatgaagcagctgcaggagtGTCGCGACGACGAGGAGGCGGACCAGGAGGAGATGGCGACGCGCTTCGAGCGGGAGAAGACCGAGAGCATGCTGGTGGTGACGGCCGATGAAGACGACGGCGTCCCGTCCAGAGACGTCTCGCGACACTTCGAGGACCCGAGCTACGGCTACAAAGACTTCTCCAGGAGGGGCGAACACGTTCCCACCTTCAGGGTGCAG GACTACAGCTGGGAGGATCACGGCTTCTCCCTGGTCAACAGGCTCTACCCGGACGTGGGCCAGATGCTGGATGAGAAGTTCCAGATGGCGTACAACCTCACCTACAACACCATGGCGACGCACAAGGACGTGGACACCAGCATGCTGCGCCGCGCCATCTGGAACTACATCCACTGCATGTTCGGCATCAG GTATGACGACTACGACTACGGGGAGATCAACCAGCTCCTGGACCGCAGCTTCAAGATCTACATCAAGACCATGGTGTGCAGCCCTGAGAAGACCACCAAACGAATGTATGAGAGCTTCTGGAGGCAGTTCCAGCACTCCGAGAAG GTCCACGTTAATCTGCTTCTCATGGAAGCGCGAATGCAAGCAGAACTGTTATACGCTCTGAGAGCGATCACCCGCTACATGACATGA